A segment of the Lycium barbarum isolate Lr01 chromosome 7, ASM1917538v2, whole genome shotgun sequence genome:
tatatgtactatatactatatatacttacttatatactatatatactattttttctatatatacttatatatgtttaagtatactatataacttaatatacttataagtatattcttagtatattttaggtatatttctaacttaataaaagtaaaaatatgaacacaagtaaatagaagaaagctcaatgagccatatattttattcattcttggataacatttatttgcaagttgtatttttttttaacttgcaaataatacatgagttgtacaaaaatagtagaataataaaatcaccaattttgaaccatttcgttaatttcccccacatcatattcggtcatggaaatatcttcaaagtcttccatttggtccggtccactagctatcaaatcttcaatttcttcctcttcgccttcctccgcttctgagttttggttgcgtcgctccgatctaatctcatctcgaatgcacactagtacttgcaagctaaagccggataatgaatgtctatggtctccaatttgttgtcttccttggctaaatgcgctctccgaagccacggttgatacttgaaccgtaaggatatctcgagccattcttgaaagtaccggatagcttgttttgtacttcttccaccatgctaagacgtccacctcatccagttggttgatatccacatttggttgcatcaaataaaagttatattcatcaaagtttgcagtagaagaagaagttggctgtgaatgtaaaacttttaaacccgacaagccctttttgctactctgagaagtagtagggcgtggagcaacgggtgtagcacgttcttccaaactagaataatgagtaaaaacttttctaaactcatcatcaatagcgagatcgacttcaactaaagatggttgaactccctcttcaatttctaaaaatgtataaatttgactaaccaaatttttagtataagacacttttaaacaaggatttaaaagggaacccaatataaataaagttgggatgggaaaaaaatacttcttaaatttgattatcatttcaaaaatagccacttgataatcgggtttatatttatactcttgtaaaactctagctatttccgctaagtaggctaaaatttcggttaccgtgggatagaattgtctagaaaaagcaagagttgcattataaaaattttctaagagttcaatacattctttaacatcttcccaatgcctaaaagttaaccaatcctcactatcagtattatatttgttgtgaacttgttgtatgggaattttatactcatatgcttgttgtagcataatataagtgtagttccacctagtctcaatttctacttgaattttcctaggtctaaggttattttccacacaagcattcttaaaatctctaattcttcccctattaacattacaaaaaagaaacgcaacaacatttctaactttttgaacagaatcatcaaaatgcacaagaccatctttaacaattaaatttaaaatgtgacaactacatcttacatgaaaaatatttcttagaggagggtttatttctctttttaaaagaccaattgcctttgtattattagaagcattatctaaagcaatacaaagtgtttttctataaatgttaaaaaatctcattatagaagacattgaatcggctaaaaattttccatcatgacgaccttttccttcgtcatataaaaaagctataattcttttttgcataacccagttgttatcaacccaatgacatgtaatagcaaaaaaatctaaatggttaatactaagacccaaatcagcggtaagacaaacattacaatttaaagaattaaatacatgacgcaaataaaatctatagtttttaaacaaatctataacatcggctctacaagtacttctaggaataccctcaaataacgggttataacaacgttgaatgtaagtaacaaaccccaaacccgagggaaaggaaaatggtaaacaatcataagctaccattttagctatttctacgcgttcttttttcttgtcatacttaaaatttctaccggttcgtgggtctatcgtcatttgaatcccccccacatttgaacccgtttgttctccccaaatatccatatgtttggttctcacatgaccatttagtgtacccgttccaccatccttaccagttccttgcttaaaactaaatacttgtccacatagggtacacgtagctgtttggttttccctattcttagtcataaatttccaaactttagctgttggcttacgagttctaggcgatttgtcttgtgtatgtgattatgcaggacatgtatctcctatgggattttcggggtgttgtgtttcatcatcatcatctaagtcttcattaaaagtgttgataaaatgttgttgcattgcctcatgacctaaaagtggattatttccaccaacatcaatacctaaattaggtgtttcttccacaaatgtttcctcattaagcgcatccctaacagtacgactactactaccggcaccacgtcttaatctctttgacattattaaatagaattaatttaaatcacaataaaataaatcacaagaaaataaattacaacaaattaaattgcgtaaattaaattgcgaaaaataaattgctagaattaaattgcgaaaaataaagatagagttggaacgaaggtaccaaattgccggattaatttccaacaaagtgaaggcggctagaattgcaaatccaccaaagctacttcggattgttgcaaaatcaccaactccaccaacaatattataattgcaaaattaataattgaaagttgaaactataataagactttgtggctaattattgcaaagaaactataattgagagactgaaatttgagagaaagatgaagaagagtgaattgatgtgaattaaaatgaaaatgaagaagggtttatataggggtggggatgggttaaagtgttaaaaaaaaaaaaattaggggccaaaaattaaaaaactgaccgtttggcaacggccatttttgcaaatggaccgttgccaacggtccattaaggcCCAAcgactctttccttttttttttttttttttttaattttcaccgattaaaccggtttaaccggttccgattttcaaaatattggaaccggaccggtaaacaattacacggttaaccggaaccggttccggtttaaccggtccggttaccggttgccacctttacaCGGGATATTTACTATTATAGCAACTCAAATAAGCTGAAAATAAAAAATAGCCTCCCAATGTTAAAAGACTTTTCCCAACTCAGGACCACTTTTGGTAACACTAAAGTAAATCTTTTCCCTTAAATTTATTGCCTGCCCTAGACAGATAGAAGGTAGAAACTTTCCCAGTAACTACTATTATCTATTATGACCTGTTTACTTTTTTAAAGATTAAATTTTCTAATCTGACTGTATACCTAGTTATAGAGTTATTGCGTTTAAATTTAGACATCGGATAACTAAAATTGTTTTTTTCCCCAGCATTTGATATGtgtaatttaataatttatgggAAAAGGGGTCAAAATTGCCCTTCACAAAAAATCTTAATTTACAGTTATAACTGTTTATCTATGCTAGCGGCTACGACATCGAGAATTTTGGTAGGGCTACCCTATGGTATGGGCTGTTATCTCAAGGGCCTGGATGGTCCATGGTGATGGTTATGAGGTGGCTATTGGCGGTAATGATTGTGCAATGATGATAATTGATGGTGGTGGTTGGTGGCTGTTGTACAGTAATTGCTGATTGCTGATTGCATTGTGGTGGCTTGTGACAGAGTGGTGAGGAGTTAGTCGTTGTGCTTAGGCAAATATATATGTGTTACACCAAATTAATAAGTTTTAACATATATAGCTATCGTTTAATTATAATTAAGTAATATATATTTTCTCTTTATTACGTAAATCACTTAACTATGAGTTGAGACAAAAGATATGGGGTACATATTTACCGGAGTGATTATTCATTGATAGTGGACAAAGTAATGGTAATAGACTAATAGTGATGTGGTAATGATTTTGAAATCTATACAAATATGAATGAACAAATTAAATCTATTCAAAACATATAAGTGAATACAAAATAGGATCAAATCTCATCAATTTCCATAGGTGAGTTTTAATGGGGTCACACTGTGTCACTAATAGCTAGCCTTTTTTTGTTTGAATTATATACTAAGGTGATTCTAAGTATATTATCGTTGATAATACTGAATCGaaaattttaatatatatatgagTCAATCAGCTCAAGTAATCCAAACCAAATTAAACTCTTTTTGCAGGCTTGTCGTTCCAATCCCACCATGCATCACAAGATTAAATGACAAATAAAGTATGCCATTTATTCCAATTTGTTTGATACCTTTTACATATCAAGGATTAATTTGACCAATTATTGAAGTTAAAATCAACCTAGACGAATTCATTTACTAGATTTTAGATAGTGGGAAACTACAAAAACTATTGTGGTAAGCTGCAAAAAGAAtataaaaacaagaaaataatATCGAAAAATAAAAAGTGTCAAATATTTTAGAAGAGATAAACAATATTAGTGGTACGTAAATGAAATTGAGAACacgaatttatttattttatatcaTGGTTCACATATTTCACCTTATTATTTATTAGTAGAATATACTCGACAAAGACAATTACGTATTCCATCATTTCATAGCTTGAGATGAGACTCCCCATGTTTGTGAAGCTGCAagagaaagtagtagaaaattaaaaataaattaagacCATAGAGCAAATGAATTAATTGTTACAGTCAACTATTTAATAATTCCAAAATAATAAAATTGTACTCTATTTGGTACTCCTTGCGTTATCCGAATAAAACAAACgattttttattaatattttctAATAGGTTGCTTCAGCATTTAAAATGAGGAAACTAAATAGTAACTCTCCTTATACTTTCATTTACTCTCTGGTTAATATCATAAAGTATAAGTTTCAAAATGAATCATTATAAACCCTAGTGAACGTCTCTGAAGACTAATTAGATTATCGCTCTCGATAATTTATTACATATGAAAATTCTATCATGTGGACTCCTCTTGTTTAGTCTGATTATTTTCGAGTAAACGTATTGTTCTGTCAATAACAATGAAACAActctatttataaaaataaaaactaaataaaagaaggagaaaaaagtCTGCACAATCTTTCTGTTATTCAAAAGTACTAAAGTTTTTTTTCAACGATAAAAGCTACTGACAACGTGCTCGAGAAAGTACCCAAAAAGACTAAAGAAAAAAAGggcgggggaggggggggggaagTTTGCTCAACCTcttttactactcaaaaatactTAAATCTTTCTTCAGCTATAAAaacgaagaaagaaaaaaagaaaatctaCTAACCTGTTCGAGCAAGCACCCAATTTTGATCTGCTGCAATGTGCCATGCAAAGTAACCAAGCAATCCTCTACCTTTGACATAAGTAACCTTCTTTCTAACAGTTTGAGTATCATCATAACTAATCCAAGCATTTCCAGAGTAACAATAATCTCCAACAATGGTTGCATCATACACAGTCGTGGCGCGACTCTGCACTATATAATTTCGAATTTGGCTATAAGTCATCGACCCATCATTGTTCGGACTAACACTTGATTTTCCTGAAGCAGGCGCCCTAAGGCCATGAATATTCGCGTTAACCAATTGCCATGCATAGCCATAAAATGGAATTCCAAGAACCAATTTTCGTGTTGGAACGCCAGCTTGAATCCATGCAGTAATTCCATCACTTCCACTAACATGGTTTACGGGGTCAAATAATTGTGCATGTGAATTGGTTTGTGATGGTGACCAATTTGGTCCATAGAAGTCATATGCCATGAGGTTGATCCAGTCGAAGTTTCTTGCCACTGATTGAACTGGGTAGGTCAAACCGTTGACTCGGGGTGAGCTGGAAACCGCTGCCGTGAGAAGCAGCGCCGCCTTGCCGGAATTTCTCGCCTCTGTATTGATGGCAGTGCGCCACTCATTCAAAAGGATACCTGTTGAAGGtgtaattaagtaaataaatgtATGCGCTACATAACACTTTAAAGTTTAAATTGGTTGGTCATAAAATTCATTATATGAAAAGTCACGTCTAATCATTAGAGCTTATACTCAACATGTTCAATTTAACCCAATATTTTTGTTACAAATCAAAGAGAAATAATGTGTGCGCGCACGCGCTcggaggagagagagagaaattaaaattttaaaatttagtaGTAGTATTAAATTTTGACCTATAATTTCGAAAGTAAGGAACTAGAATTCATGAAGCCATCAAATTTAACTCCTAATAAATCCACCTCTGATTTTAACCATTATAAAACATAATTTCAAATTATTTAGCAATGAAAAAGAATCAAACTCCCACACAAGGAGCATAATtacataattaagtaaataaaaatttATTCTCTTATATTTTGAAAAAACGTTAAGTGATGTGGGATATATAGATGGGATCCGATATCTTAATCAGAGGTCTCGAGTTGTAGTCATTATAATTGATAACTtcaaattttctttttaaatggcTTTATACAACGCAAATCTAGATTAGTCGAGCTAGTGAATATGTGATACTAGGTTATTAatcaaattaaagaaaaaaagaacacAAGTACTTAAATGATCACACAATTCAATACTCTGTCCGTCTCAATTTGTTTGTCTAGTTTTGACTTGATGcggaatttaagaaaataaagaagatttttgaatcttgtggttgtgatcttaaattaaagatatgtataaTGTATCAAAATGCTCTTTActtttgtggtcttaaacatatcATGTGGAGAGTTGGAATGAAAGAATT
Coding sequences within it:
- the LOC132603035 gene encoding class V chitinase-like, giving the protein MANSIKVFRIIFSFFFLQQLVISNGQNVIKGGYWFRDSGLALNNIDSTLFTHLFCAFSDLNPQSNQLIIKPEDQESFRQFTSTVQRKNPSVKTLLSIAGGRADTTAYGVMARAPNSRKSFIDSSIRLARQLGFHGLDLDWEYPASATDMTNYGILLNEWRTAINTEARNSGKAALLLTAAVSSSPRVNGLTYPVQSVARNFDWINLMAYDFYGPNWSPSQTNSHAQLFDPVNHVSGSDGITAWIQAGVPTRKLVLGIPFYGYAWQLVNANIHGLRAPASGKSSVSPNNDGSMTYSQIRNYIVQSRATTVYDATIVGDYCYSGNAWISYDDTQTVRKKVTYVKGRGLLGYFAWHIAADQNWVLARTASQTWGVSSQAMK